A region of the Amycolatopsis sp. cg13 genome:
AGTTCGTCAGCGGTTGTGTTGTCGGCGACCACCACTGCGTGCAGAAGGGTTCCGTCCGGCCCGGCTGCTGGGACGACTGCGGCGGCTTTCACCTTGGGATGGCTGAGGAGGGCATGCTCCACTGTGGTCGAAGAGACCTTCGTGCCGTGCTCGCCGGTGACGATGACGTCGTCGATCCGGTCCTCTAGATAGAGGTAACCGTCTTCGTCGAAGCGGCCGAGGTCGCCGGTGCGCAGCCAGCCGTCGCCGATCGGCGGCTGCCCGTGGTAGCCGTCCATCATGGACAGTCCGCGGACGAGTACCTCGCCGTTCTCGGTCCGGGCTTCCATGCCGGGCACGATGCGGCCGACGGAGCCGAGAAGTTCCGGCCGGGCAAGGACTTCGTCCGCGGAGATGCTGGCGATCATCGGTGCTTCGGTGAGCCCGTAACCCTGTCCGACGACCGGGCCGAACACCTTGAGTGCCTCGGCTAGCCTCCGGGGCGGCAACGGCGCGGCTCCGAGGGAGAGCTGCTGTACGCTTGCTACGTCCGTTGTGGACATATCAGGATGGTCGAGCACTGCGTAAAGTCGAGGCGGGGTAAGAGAAAGCGTCGTGATGCGGTGACGCTCCACATCGGCCAGCAGCTTCTCTGCGGTGAACTCCCGATGCAGCACAACAGTGTTGCCGCAGCAGAGTGCACCGAGGACGGCGGCGTTGCCAGTCATATGCGTGAGCGGCGCGGTCACGAGGGCGGTTTTGGTGCCGTCCGGTTGGAAGATGTGTGCCACGCCGTCGTAGATTCCGCTGTGCCGGATCAGTTTCGGGGTTCCAGTGGTGCCGCCACTGGGAAAAATCGCCGTGACGCGATTCGGCAGTGTGTCCGGAGTGGACGGACGTGCGGTGGCGAGCGTGTCGAGTTCGGCGTCAGTCAGCAAAGTCGCCCCGGTGGCCGCCAGCGTCGCCGCCCGCGCCGGACGGCTCGCGGACGCGGCGATCAGCACGACTTCCAGCCCTCGCAACTGCGCGGCAAGCTGGGCCAGCACCACTTCCGGCCGGTTGGCGGCGTCGATCGCCACCATGCCGCGCATCTCGGCGAGGCCACTGTACAGCCGCGACAGCAGCTCGGACGCCGCCCGGTACGTCATCATGGTGTCGTCGTGGTGGAACAGCACGGTGTCGCCGCCATCGCGGAGTGCGGAAAGGACGCGGGACAGGAAAAAGCTCACGCGGCACACCGTAGTCGCGTGTTGGCCGGGAAAGGCGATCGCGGCTAGATTCGCTGTCATGACCGCTCCGCCCGCGATCGACGCGGACCCGAGAAGCTGGCGTCGCGCCCTTGCCGACCTGCAGGCCGGACTGCGTGCCCGGGAACTGTGGGCGTTGCTCGCCTGGCAGGACATCAAGCAGCGCTACCGCCGTTCGTCGCTCGGGCCGTTGTGGATCACTGTCGGGATGGCGGTGACCGCGCTCGCCCTGGGCGTGGTCAACTCGGCGTTGTTCGGCACCTCGATTTCGACGTTGCTGCCGAGCATCACCACCGGGCTCATCCTGTGGAACTTCATGAACGGCTGCATCGTTGAGGGTTCGGAAACGTTCATCGCGAACGAAGGGATGATCAAACAGCTTCCCGCGCCGGTGTCGGTGTACGCGCTGCGCACGGTGTGGCGGCAGGCGTTGTACCTGGCGCACAACCTCGTCGTGTACGTAGTGGTGCTGGCGATTTTCTTCGGGAAGCTCTCGCAGCCGTACCGCTTGGTGGACAAGGCAGGCGCGCTCCTGCACCCCGGGCTCGGCTGGGGAATGCTGCTCGCGGTGCCCGCGCTGGCGCTGGTGTTGCTGAACGGCGCGTGGGTGGTGCTGCTGTTCGGGGTGGTGTCCACGCGGTTCCGCGACATCCCGCCAGTGATCCAGAGCTTCATCACGATGCTCTTCTACGCGACGCCGATCATGTGGTCGATGGACCAGGTGCGCGCGATGAATCAGGGTTCGCACGAAGGTTTCGGTTCTGTCGCGGTGAATTTGCTGCAGCTCAACCCGGTGTACCACTTCGTCGAGCTGGTGCGCGCGCCGCTGGTCGGGCAGCAGCAGAGCTGGACGCACTGGCTGGTCGCGGGCGTGGTGACCGTGGTCGGCTGGGCGCTGGCGTTGCTGGTGCTGCGCAACTACCGAGCCCGGGTCGCCTACTGGGTCTGATGTCCACTTAGGACTCCATTCGCCTGCTGAGCACGCCTGCCCGCCGGGGTTTAGCGTGGTCCCACGACCCGCGCGCGAACGGAGGCCACATGAAGCGTCGGAAGGCATTGCTGGCTCTGGGCGTGACGGTGCTCGCGACGAGCGCGGTCGCCGCCACTCCCGCCGACCTCACCCCGCGGCAACTGGCCGGACAGCGGGTGATCTACTCCTATCCCGGCCTGACCCCGCCCGACGCTCTGCTGCAACGAATCCGCGCCGGAGAAGCCGCGGGCGTGATCTTCTTCGGCGAGAACATCTCAAGTACTCAGCAGATTACCGGCGTCGTACGACAATTACGGGACGCGAACGCGCAAAGCCCGGTACATCGTCCGTTGCTGCTGATGACCGACCAGGAAGGCGGCAAAGTCCGGCGCTTGCCCGGCGAGCCGGTCCGGTCGGAGAAGCAGGTCGCGTCGGCCGCGAACCCGTCGGCCGCAGCGCAGGCCGCTGGCACCGGTGCGGGCCAGAACCTGGCAGGGGTGGGCATGAACGTGAACCTCGCGCCAGTGTTGGATGTCTACCGCCAACCGGGCAATTTCATCGACAAGTACGGCCGTTCCTATAGCCAGGACCCCCAGGTGGCCGGGGCGCTGGGCCGGGATTTCGTGACCGCGCAGCAGTCCGCCGGAGTCGCCGCGACAGCCAAGCATTTCCCCGGCCTGGGCGCTGTCCCAGCTGGAAGCAACACCGACGTCGGCCCGGTAACGCTGAACGTGCCTTTGCCCGAGTTGCGCGCCAAGGACGAAGCTCCCTACCACCTGGTGGTCGACGCGGGGGTGAAGCTGGTGATGCTCTCGTGGGCCGTGTACCCGGCTCTGGACGCCTCCCGCCCCGCCGGACTCTCGCCGACGGCCGTGCAAGAACTCCGAAACGGCACGAAGTTCGCCGGGGTGACCGTGACGGACGCTTTGGAAGCCGGCGCACTGAAGTCCTATGGCGGGCCGGGCAACCGCGCGGTGCTTGCGGCCAAGGCGGGGATGGATTTGATCCTGGCCTCCGCTCGGGACGTGAGCCAGGGGGATGATGCCGCTTCGTCGCTGGCCGCGGGATTGTCGGACGGGACCCTGCCGAGCGGCGAGTTCAGTGCGGCGGTGGAGCGGGTGTCGGCGTTGCGGGATGGGGTGAAGTGACGGCTCTGGTCGTGAGGTTGCCGGTGCTTTGGCGAGGTGTTTGCGTTCCGCGAGCTTTGCCGGCGCGGTGAGCTTCTATCCGACGTGGGCCGAGTTGCTTGCTGCTGAGGCCCACGTGCTCTGCCTCGAGTCATTGCTGCTGGTCTCCCGTGCCGACCGGCAGGACCACGGATCCCGTCCCGGGTCCGCTTCGGTGCGCGGCAATGTTCTCAACGTTGGCCTTGGGCGTGCTTTGCCGCAGCACTGGATCCCGCTCTCGATCGGCCCCGCCGCGACCGCTCCCGGTGCACTTCGCTGAACGGGCCGCTCTCGATATGTCTCGCCGTCCAGTTCGGCGGCACAGCAGCAAGTCAGCGGTGTCCTTCCTTCGCGCTAAATGCGAACCTGGTCGTCGCGCGGCCCCGGCTGGCGACGTTATAGCCCGGACCTGCACGGCACCCGACCCGCCCTCCGCGATTATCCAGCAAACAACCCCCCGTTCCGGTGGCACCCAGCGGTGTGGACATCGCGCTGTCGGCGGGCCGAACGGGCACCCTTGCGTGCGACCCACCCACGACGGGAGGACGAATGCAAGCTTGGTGGCTCCTGGTGGCCGTCGCCGCGGTGTTCGTGGTGCTGGCCGTGGTGTTCCTGCGCCGCGCCGCCCGGCGTCGCTCTGCTGTTCCGCCGCCGAAGCCTCTGTCCGCCTCCCCGCGGGACGACTCGATGCGCCGCTGGGTCTCCCCGTCGGACGACGTGCCCCGCCGCGCCCGCCACCGACTGGACGAGGCGCACCCCCTGGCGCGCTACCCGGTCGCCCGGCAGCGTCCGATGCCGCACCCGCGACCGTCAGTGCAGGAGGATTCCGCGCGGGAACGGCGAGACTCGTAGTCCAGCGCCGCCGAAGAGTGGATGGCTGCTGAAGAAACGCTGCCAGACACCGGGTCGTCAGGGCACTGCCAGACCGTGGCGGGCAGTCGCCACGCCGAGTACGGGCCCTGCCCCGCCCCGGGATGATCCCGACTGCACCGTCATTTGCTCCGTGTTCATCCCTGTGGGCGAACGCCGAACCCCGTTTTTTGTCGGTGCCCGCTGAGATGCTTCCGGCATGGTTCCCCTGCTGCTTCTCATCGACGTCCAGAACAACATGCTTCTCCCGCCCACCCCAGTGCCCGATGCCGACCGAGTCTCCGCCGCGATCTCGTGTGTCCTGGAGCGGGCGAGAGCCGCGGGTGCCCAGGTGGTGCACATCCGGAACAACGGCACCGGCGACGACCCTGACGTGCCGGGTACCTCCGGTTGGGAACTGGTGCACGACGTCCGCCCAGGCGAGCACATAGTCGACAAACAGACACCCGACTCTTTCGCCGATACCCCGTTGGGTTCCCTGCTTCCGGAATCAGCCCCGCTGGTCGTGGCCGGAATGCAGAGCGACTTCTGTGTCCGGGCCACTTCTTTGGCCGCCCTCGAACGCGGTCATGAGGTCACGCTGGTCCAAGACGCCCACGCCACCTACGACGACGAACTCTCCGCCGCGGAGGAGAGCGCCCGGGTGGACGAGGAACTGTCCGCAGCAGGCGTGAAGCTGGTCGGAAGCGAGGAGGTGGTCTTCGCCTGATCCCTGGGTGCCCGTCGCGCCGATGGGCAACTGCCGACTCGCTGTACCTGCGCGGGCCGATCGATTTCATCGCTGAATCGCAGCGAAAACAGGTGTTGGACTGCGTGGTCGAGGCGAGCCAATACTCAGCCCATGACGTCTGCGCCTGGCGACTCTGCCGAGGATCCAGCCCGAAACGACGACCCGCACCTCGATAGTGGCGTGTCGGCGGACCGGTCCGCCGACACCGAGACTGGCCTTGTTGCCGGGGGAGACGCGGACGGTCGTCATGACGCACAGGACGGCGTTGCCCTCGGCGCGGTGAGCGAGAGCACGGTGGCCGACGCCAAGCTGACGGCGAGCACCGACGCGGCACCCGACGTCGATTCGGCAGCGAGCGTCAACCAGGCGGCCGGTGTCGACTCGGTGGCGAGCGTTGGGTCGGTGGCCAGCGTCGACCCAGCGGCTGGTGTCGAGCTGTCAGTCGGAGAGAGTCCGGCAGCCGATGCCGACTCGGTGGCGGGCGTCGAGGTGGAGAGCCTTGACTCGGCTGCCGGGCTGAACCGGCCCGCCGCTGCCGAATCGGTGGCCAGCGCGAGCGGTGCAGCCAACGTCAACTCGGCACCGAGCGGCAAGTCGGTGACGGGCGGCAAGTCGGCACTGAGCGGCAAGTCGGTGTCTGGCGGCAATTCGGAGGCGGGCGGCTATTCGGTGACCGGTGGCGATTCGGTGGCTGGCCTCAATTCGGCGGCCGATGTCGAGCCAGTGGCGAGCGTCAATCTGGCGGCCATTGCTGCCTCGGCGGCGGGAGGCAGTTCGGCCGCTGGTGCCCAGTCGGCGGCGGTCGTCAACTCGGCGGCCGGTGCCGAGTCGGTCGACGGAGCGACTCGCGATGTTGTCCGGTTGCTGCGGCGGTTTGGCGGGCGCGCGTTCGCGTTGGCGTTTGTCGCCGGGATTACCGGGCTGACGACCGTCGCGATGGTGTTGGGGTTGGTGGGGTTCGCGCTGGTGCTCGCGCCGGTGCGTGGAGTCAGGCGAGGAGGTGGGCCAGCAGGGCCCGTGCCGCCGGGTTGGTGAGGTTTGCCGAGCGGCCGGTCAGGGAGATCGTGCGGGCCAGCGTCGGCTGGGTTAGGTGGGCGAATGGCAGGCCGGACTTCGCGGCTACTTGTTCTGGGACCACGGTGACGCCCAGGCCGGCTGCGACCAGGTCGACTAGCAGCGGGACGTTCGTCGCCTCGCATACCTGGTCGCGGCGGACTCCGGCTTCGGCGAAGGCGCGGTCGACCAGGGCTTGCAGGCCGCTGCCGGTGAAATCTACGAAGGGTTCACTGTCCAGCTCTGCCAGCCGGACTCGGCGGCGGGGCGACAGGCGGTGTCCGGGGTGGGTGAGCAGGACCAGGTTTTGCTGCCAGCTGGCGAATTCGGCCAAATCCTCGGGCAGTGGACCGCCCACATAGGACAGATCCAGTTCGCCGTCGGACACCGCTGCGGTCAGTCCGGGGATCGTGCCTTCCCGGACGCGCAGCCGGATTCCTGGGTAGCGCGCGCGGAATTCGCCGAGCTTCGCGGGGAGGTCGATGACGGTCAGAGTCTGGATGGTTCCGATCGATACCCGGCCGCGCGCGAGGCCGGTCACTGCGGCTACCTCGCCGCGGGCGGAGTCGACGTTCGCGGTGATTTGGTGCGCCAGCGGGAGCAGGGCCTCGCCTGCGGGGGTGAGCGTCACCCGGCGGGTGGTGCGGTCGAACAGTTCCGCGCCTAGGTCGGCTTCCAGTTTTCGGATGGACGCACTGAGCGCGGACTGCACGACGTGCACGTCCTGGGCGGCGCGAGTGAAGTTGCGGTGCCGGACTACGGCGAGGAAATGCTCTACCTGCCTCAGTTCCATCGGCTTCGCCTCCGTCTCGCCACCGGGAGAGTGGTGTTCGCTGAACGTACCGCGCGGCTCGGATCGCGACGGCGGATCTAGACCGAGGCGGGAGTCACGGTAGCTGGGCCGATGGTGCGCCGGAGCGGGAGACGGTGGGTTCGCCGCGGGCCGCGGGTGAAGGGTTCGGCGGTGAGACGCGGAGGGGTCGGAGCGAGGTGGACGGCTCGTGGGGATACCTCGCCGGGTCTCATGGTTGGCCGGGGCGGGGCCTCCCGGTGGGCTCGCCAATCGGAGTTGGGGAAGTAGGGAGCACCGGCGGACGGCACCCAGTAGGACCCGCCGAAGCGCATGGGGCTCCCGCTGAATTCCGCGGGAGCCCCAGGGAGCCGACAGGGCCGACAAAACCGACAGGGCTGATAGAGCCGACAGGGCTGATGGGGCCGACGGTGCCGACAGGGCTGATGGTGCCGACAGAGCCGACGGTGTCGACGGAGCCGACAGAGTCTTACTGAGCCGTATACCCGCCATCCACCAGGATCTCCACCCCGGTCACGTACGAGGATTCCGCGGAAGCCAGGAACAGAATCACATCAGCGACCTCCTGCACCTCCCCGGTCCGCCCCATCGGCACGCCCTCCACCTGCTTCGCTCGCCACACCGGGTCCGTCGAGCCGCGGGAGGTGCGCATCGGCGGCAGGAGGCCGGGCGCTACCGCGTTGACCCGGATGCCGTCGCTCGCGTAGTGGACCGACGCGGTGGTCGTCATCGCTTTGATCGCGCCCTTCGACGCGGCGTATCCCAGGTGCACGCCGATCTGGCCGATCGAGGCTGAGATCGAGGTCAGGTTCACGATCGAGCCGCCGCCGCTGCCGGACATCGCGGTGGCGCCGTGCTTGATGCCCAGGAACACCCCGCGGGCGTTCACCTGCAGCAGGCGGTCGTAGAAGGCCGTACTGGTGAGATCCGGGTCGAAGGTGCCGCTGATGCCGGCGTTGTTGACCAGGACGTCCAGCTTTCCGTGCTGGTCCAGGACGGCGGCGAGGACAGCTGCCCAGGAGTCTTCGTCGGTGACGTCCAGGCGGCGGTACTCGGCCTGGCCGCCGAGTGCGCGGATCTCCTCGGCTACGGCGGTGCCGTCAGCGTCTTCGACGTCGGTGACGACGACGGTCGCGCCTTCGCGGGCGAAGGTGAGGGCGGCCGCCCGGCCCATTCCGCTCGAGGCGCCGGTGATCAGGGTGATCTTGTCGGCCAATCGCATATGGGGTGCCCTTTCGCTGGGTGGGGAGACCCCAGTCTGAGCGGGATCGTCGGCCGGTCGCCGGCGAGGGGGTGGCCCCCAAGGTCAGGCCAGCTCAGCGGAGACCACCGACGAAAGGTCGCGCAGGGCGTCCAGCAGCGAGTCGAGCGCGTCGGGGCTGACCAGGACGGTGCTGACCATGCTGCTTTCCCGGACCCCCTCGCGGACGTCGACGGACAGCTCGTGGATCAGCTTCCCGTGCTGGGTCAGCGTGGCGACCAAGCCGGGGATCTGGTCGATGCCGCCGACGAAATACGTCGCGATCCGGCGGCGGACCAGCATGGCCGGGGCGGACGTGTACGGGGCGGAGGAAAAGGTGCTCAGGGACATGGCGTTTCTCCAGGAAAGAGGGTCCGGCGGGAAGAGGGCCAGGTCCCGGAGAAAGAAAAGGCGTACGCCAGCTTGCACGCCGGCAGCCTGGTTCAGCCGGCGCGCTGGGTTACGAGTCGCTCGGACGTCATGAGGCGCAGCACGGCGACAGGCTAACACGGCGAAGCGAGAAGGCAAAAGAATCCACAATGGACAGACGGGTCAGCCGGGTTCGTTCCACGGCAGCCGCTTGCGCAGCAAAGTGGCCGCACGCAGGGCGACTTCCATTTCCAGCCGGTGTTCGGCGAGCGGTCGTCCGCACAGTTCCTCGGCCTTGCGGACGCGATAGTGGACGGTGTTCTTGTGCAGGTGCAGCCGGGCGGCGGCATGCGTGTAGCTGCCGTCGGTGTCGAGGAAGACTCGCAGCGTCTCGCGCAATTGCTCAGTGCCGGGATCGTCGGCGACGAGGTCTCCGAGCACCCGGGCGATCCAGCGGTAGACGTCGTCGGATTGTTCGGTGAGCAGTGCGGCGATCGCGACGTCGTCGAACAGCACCACGTTCTGGCTCTGGTCCTCGTTGGTCTCCGCGACGGCCCGTGCCCGGACCGCCTCGCGCAGCGAACCGCGGAATCCGGACAGTCCGTAGCCGGGCGCGCCCAGAGCCAGTCGCAGGCCGCCGCCGATGTCGGTGACGCCGGAGCGGAGGCGGTCGACCTCGATGTCGTCGCGTTCCGTGCTGACTGTCCAGCTCCACAGAGTGCGGTCGTCCGCCAGCATGGTGAGCGCCGGACCGCGCCCGCACACCTCCTGTAGCAGCCGGGCCGCGGACTGCAGTTCGCCCGCGCCCTCGGCGGGCAGCCACGCGACGGCCGCGCGGTGCCACTGCCGCATCGGGAAGGCGATCAGCTGCTGTGCGGCGTCCTCGGTCAGCGTGTCCGAATCGAGGACCAGCCGGATCTGCGCCGCCCGCGCGGCTCCGGTGCGGCTGCTCCAGCGCCGGCGTTCGGTCTCGAAGATGTCGATGAGGCCCTCGATGACCTGGTCGATGTAGCGGTTCGTGCGACGGGACAGCTCGGCCAGTACGGCGAGCGCGAGCTGGGTGTCGATGTTCGGCTGCCGCTCCAGCGCCTCGATCGCCCACTGTTCGAACCGGTGCTCGCCGAGCCGGTACGCCCGGAGCAGGGCTTCCAGCGACAGCTCGTGCTGGGCGAACCGGCGCGCGTACTCGGCCGCGGCGGGCGGGACCGTGATCCGGTCGAGCGGGATGGAATGCGACAGCATGTCGAGGATCGCGACCAGATTCGCCGACGTGCTGGCGATCATCAGCTTCCGGACGGTCTCGTCATGCCGGAACTCCGGGATCATCTCGACGAACCAGTCGGTGAGCTCGGTGGTGCGGGCGGCGAGGTCGGCGTCGATGGCGTGCGCGATCTCGGCCACGACGGCGTCGACGGCGTCGGACATGGCGGTCAGGGTAACCACCGGACCGCCCCGGCGACAGGCGAGCGGCGTCGTTCACCCCCTCGGTGCAGGCGGTTGTGACCCCGGCACAACGACCGGCGCAGCCTTCGGTTCTGCGGCCTATGGCTTGGGTCACTGCCCGTCCTTACCGTCATTTCCCACCTGAGCCGCCCTGGGAAAGGACTTCGACGATGCACCTCGCGGCGCTGCCTGAAGAACGAGCCCGGCGGAACCCGAACCTGCCCTGTCTCGCTGACGAACACGGCGAACTCGGCAACGCCGGATTCGCGGTGCGGGTGCGCAGCGCGGCTGCCGCGTTGCGGGCTCGAGGGGTCGGCGCGGGCGACGTTGTCGCGGTGCTGCTGCCGAATCGGGTCGAGTTCGCGGTGGTGCTGTTCGCGGCCTGGCGGCTCGGTGCTGCCGTCACGCCAGTGAATCCGGAGTTGACCGACGGCGAGGCGTCGTTCCAGATCGCAGACGCGCAAGCGAAAGTCGTGGTGGGACAAGGGGATTCGGACCTGGTTACGGTGCGGCTCGAGGAACTGGCGACGGCCGCGCCGGACGAGGGGCCGGTGGTCGACGACGAGCAGGCTGTCGCGTTGCTCATTTACACCAGCGGCACGACGGGACAGCCGAAGGGCGTCGTGCTCGACCACGCCAACGTGCGAGCGATGACCGAAATGATCGTCGACGCGCTCGAACTCGGCCCAGCGGACCACAGTTTGCTGATCTTGCCGCTGTTTCACGTCAACGGAATCGTGGTCAGCGTGCTCGCACCCCTGCTCGCCGACGGCCGTTCGACCATCACCGCGAGATTCCGCGCCGACGACTTCTTCGACACCATCGAACGGGTCCGTCCGACGTATTTCTCAGCCGTGCCAGCGATTTACGCGCGGCTGGCGGGTCTCCCGGACACCGTGCGGCCGGACACTTCGTCGCTGCGGCTGGTGGTTTGCGGTGCCGCGCCGATGCCCGCCGAGCTGATCCAGCGGGTCGAGCAACGGTTCGGGGTGGTGGTCGTCGAGGGCTACGGACTGTCCGAGGGAAGCTGCGCGTCGACGCTGAATCCGCTGGCCGGGCCGCGTAAACCGGGCACTGTCGGGCGTCCGCTGCCCGGTCAGGAAGTCGCGCTGATGGATCCGCGAGGCAGGCTGACCGACGGTCCCGGCGAGGTCGTGGTCCGCGGCCCGAACGTGATGCGCGGCTATCTCAACCGGCCCGAGGCCACCGCCGCGACGATCGTCGACGGCTGGCTGCACACCGGCGACGTCGGGCGGTTCGACGAGGACGGTTACCTCGTCCTGGTCGACCGCATCAAGGACATGATCATCCGGGGCGGGGAAAACCTCTACCCCAAGGAGATCGAGAACGCACTGCACGCACATCCGGCGGTGCTGGAAGCCGCGGTGGTCGGCGCGCCGCATCCGGTGCTCGGCGAGCTGCCGGTCGCGACCGTGACGCTGTACCCGGCGGCGGTCGTGAGCGAGGCCGAGCTGCTTGAGCATTGCCGCGCCCGGCTGACGCGGGTGAAGGTGCCGGTGCGGATCGACATCGTGCCCGCGCTGCCGCGGAATCCAGTCGGCAAGATCGACAAACCGGCGCTGCGCCGCAAACTCGCCGCCGCGAGCTGATTCCGCTCTCAAGAGAACAATCCGTGCCCGCATCAGCGGGTCCGGTCGATGCTGCCCGGAGAAAGGCGGAGAACAATGGGGTTCAAGACAGGGGACTTTCCCCCGGTCGATCCGGAAACCTTCCTGCGGAAGCCACTGCTGCAACGAACCAAAGCGCTCGCGCTGCACTGGGTCCAGTTCGGATTCGGCTCGCCCAAAATGATTCCGGCTACGTACGTGGTGAAGCTGCTTTTCCTTTACGTGCTGGCCGGGGTGGCGCTGGTGACCGCGACGTCCGGCGTCGGCCCGTTCTGGGACGTCGCCGCGTGGTGGCGCGAACCGGTCGTTTACCAAAAGCTTGTGCTGTGGACGGTATTGCTGGAAGCGGTCGGCGTCGCCGGTTCGTGGGGGCCGATCGCGGGGAAGTTCAAGCCGATGACCGGCGGGATCCTGTTCTGGGCGCGTCCTGGAACGATCCGGCTGCGACCGTGGAAGCGGGTGCCGTTCACCAAAGGCGACCGGCGAAACGGCTTCGATGTGCTGCTGTACCTGGCT
Encoded here:
- a CDS encoding PucR family transcriptional regulator, which encodes MSDAVDAVVAEIAHAIDADLAARTTELTDWFVEMIPEFRHDETVRKLMIASTSANLVAILDMLSHSIPLDRITVPPAAAEYARRFAQHELSLEALLRAYRLGEHRFEQWAIEALERQPNIDTQLALAVLAELSRRTNRYIDQVIEGLIDIFETERRRWSSRTGAARAAQIRLVLDSDTLTEDAAQQLIAFPMRQWHRAAVAWLPAEGAGELQSAARLLQEVCGRGPALTMLADDRTLWSWTVSTERDDIEVDRLRSGVTDIGGGLRLALGAPGYGLSGFRGSLREAVRARAVAETNEDQSQNVVLFDDVAIAALLTEQSDDVYRWIARVLGDLVADDPGTEQLRETLRVFLDTDGSYTHAAARLHLHKNTVHYRVRKAEELCGRPLAEHRLEMEVALRAATLLRKRLPWNEPG
- a CDS encoding class I adenylate-forming enzyme family protein codes for the protein MSFFLSRVLSALRDGGDTVLFHHDDTMMTYRAASELLSRLYSGLAEMRGMVAIDAANRPEVVLAQLAAQLRGLEVVLIAASASRPARAATLAATGATLLTDAELDTLATARPSTPDTLPNRVTAIFPSGGTTGTPKLIRHSGIYDGVAHIFQPDGTKTALVTAPLTHMTGNAAVLGALCCGNTVVLHREFTAEKLLADVERHRITTLSLTPPRLYAVLDHPDMSTTDVASVQQLSLGAAPLPPRRLAEALKVFGPVVGQGYGLTEAPMIASISADEVLARPELLGSVGRIVPGMEARTENGEVLVRGLSMMDGYHGQPPIGDGWLRTGDLGRFDEDGYLYLEDRIDDVIVTGEHGTKVSSTTVEHALLSHPKVKAAAVVPAAGPDGTLLHAVVVADNTTADELRDQVREELGGEHFVPSTVEFRDELPLTPVGKVDKQRLKR
- a CDS encoding class I adenylate-forming enzyme family protein, with the translated sequence MHLAALPEERARRNPNLPCLADEHGELGNAGFAVRVRSAAAALRARGVGAGDVVAVLLPNRVEFAVVLFAAWRLGAAVTPVNPELTDGEASFQIADAQAKVVVGQGDSDLVTVRLEELATAAPDEGPVVDDEQAVALLIYTSGTTGQPKGVVLDHANVRAMTEMIVDALELGPADHSLLILPLFHVNGIVVSVLAPLLADGRSTITARFRADDFFDTIERVRPTYFSAVPAIYARLAGLPDTVRPDTSSLRLVVCGAAPMPAELIQRVEQRFGVVVVEGYGLSEGSCASTLNPLAGPRKPGTVGRPLPGQEVALMDPRGRLTDGPGEVVVRGPNVMRGYLNRPEATAATIVDGWLHTGDVGRFDEDGYLVLVDRIKDMIIRGGENLYPKEIENALHAHPAVLEAAVVGAPHPVLGELPVATVTLYPAAVVSEAELLEHCRARLTRVKVPVRIDIVPALPRNPVGKIDKPALRRKLAAAS
- a CDS encoding isochorismatase family protein, yielding MVPLLLLIDVQNNMLLPPTPVPDADRVSAAISCVLERARAAGAQVVHIRNNGTGDDPDVPGTSGWELVHDVRPGEHIVDKQTPDSFADTPLGSLLPESAPLVVAGMQSDFCVRATSLAALERGHEVTLVQDAHATYDDELSAAEESARVDEELSAAGVKLVGSEEVVFA
- a CDS encoding LysR family transcriptional regulator; translation: MELRQVEHFLAVVRHRNFTRAAQDVHVVQSALSASIRKLEADLGAELFDRTTRRVTLTPAGEALLPLAHQITANVDSARGEVAAVTGLARGRVSIGTIQTLTVIDLPAKLGEFRARYPGIRLRVREGTIPGLTAAVSDGELDLSYVGGPLPEDLAEFASWQQNLVLLTHPGHRLSPRRRVRLAELDSEPFVDFTGSGLQALVDRAFAEAGVRRDQVCEATNVPLLVDLVAAGLGVTVVPEQVAAKSGLPFAHLTQPTLARTISLTGRSANLTNPAARALLAHLLA
- a CDS encoding ABC transporter permease → MTAPPAIDADPRSWRRALADLQAGLRARELWALLAWQDIKQRYRRSSLGPLWITVGMAVTALALGVVNSALFGTSISTLLPSITTGLILWNFMNGCIVEGSETFIANEGMIKQLPAPVSVYALRTVWRQALYLAHNLVVYVVVLAIFFGKLSQPYRLVDKAGALLHPGLGWGMLLAVPALALVLLNGAWVVLLFGVVSTRFRDIPPVIQSFITMLFYATPIMWSMDQVRAMNQGSHEGFGSVAVNLLQLNPVYHFVELVRAPLVGQQQSWTHWLVAGVVTVVGWALALLVLRNYRARVAYWV
- a CDS encoding glycoside hydrolase family 3 N-terminal domain-containing protein, with product MKRRKALLALGVTVLATSAVAATPADLTPRQLAGQRVIYSYPGLTPPDALLQRIRAGEAAGVIFFGENISSTQQITGVVRQLRDANAQSPVHRPLLLMTDQEGGKVRRLPGEPVRSEKQVASAANPSAAAQAAGTGAGQNLAGVGMNVNLAPVLDVYRQPGNFIDKYGRSYSQDPQVAGALGRDFVTAQQSAGVAATAKHFPGLGAVPAGSNTDVGPVTLNVPLPELRAKDEAPYHLVVDAGVKLVMLSWAVYPALDASRPAGLSPTAVQELRNGTKFAGVTVTDALEAGALKSYGGPGNRAVLAAKAGMDLILASARDVSQGDDAASSLAAGLSDGTLPSGEFSAAVERVSALRDGVK
- a CDS encoding SDR family NAD(P)-dependent oxidoreductase, which produces MRLADKITLITGASSGMGRAAALTFAREGATVVVTDVEDADGTAVAEEIRALGGQAEYRRLDVTDEDSWAAVLAAVLDQHGKLDVLVNNAGISGTFDPDLTSTAFYDRLLQVNARGVFLGIKHGATAMSGSGGGSIVNLTSISASIGQIGVHLGYAASKGAIKAMTTTASVHYASDGIRVNAVAPGLLPPMRTSRGSTDPVWRAKQVEGVPMGRTGEVQEVADVILFLASAESSYVTGVEILVDGGYTAQ